A single Pseudodesulfovibrio aespoeensis Aspo-2 DNA region contains:
- a CDS encoding arsenate reductase ArsC produces the protein MDKVLFICVHNSARSQMAEAYLDLFGNGEFEAQSAGFEPTSINPLVVEVMREEGVDLSSKGVQSAFDLFRQGRVFSYVITVCSDADEAQCPIYPGLVRRLHIPFADPSKLEGTREEKLAQLRGIRDQIREAVKGFVAWVRAGGEGDLMHHIRQ, from the coding sequence ATGGACAAGGTGCTTTTCATTTGTGTTCACAATAGCGCGCGCAGCCAGATGGCCGAGGCATACCTCGATCTTTTCGGCAACGGGGAGTTCGAGGCGCAGAGCGCGGGTTTTGAACCCACCAGCATCAATCCGCTGGTGGTTGAGGTCATGCGCGAGGAAGGGGTGGACCTGAGCAGCAAGGGTGTGCAGTCCGCCTTTGACCTCTTTAGGCAGGGCAGGGTATTTTCCTACGTGATCACCGTGTGCAGCGATGCTGACGAGGCGCAGTGTCCGATCTATCCGGGCCTGGTGCGCCGTCTCCACATCCCCTTTGCCGATCCGTCAAAACTGGAAGGAACGCGCGAGGAAAAGCTGGCCCAGCTCAGGGGTATCCGTGACCAGATCAGGGAGGCGGTCAAGGGGTTTGTCGCGTGGGTGCGGGCAGGCGGCGAGGGCGATCTGATGCACCACATCAGACAATGA
- a CDS encoding SulP family inorganic anion transporter, translating to MRRVISPAHLRGDIFGGLTAGIIALPLALAFGVASGAGAAAGLYGAMVLGFFAAVFGGTRTQISGPTGPMTVVTASAVVLFHGDFQSVCMVVILAGLMQIGFGLCRVGGFVRFIPYPVISGFMTGIGVIIILLQLGPILGSPGANSPIMAVVNLPAALADISLPSLLLAAATMLIVFKVPPRISLVLPSPLIALVCMTLVAWGFDLPVSTIGEIPMGLPEFNLPSIDLSLWSHIAGTALALALLGTIDSLLTSIVADSLTKERHDSNRELIGQGIGNAVCGLVGGLPGAGATMRTVVNINAGGRTRLSGVVHSLLLLAVILGAGPLASHIPLAVLAGILIKVGVDILDYRLLKIIRQIPREDMAVMLTVFGITVFVDLIAAVAIGVTLAAVMTTWRISRQTRISISGTDSTAELTTLERDIQKASSFRIRVMNINGPFFFGTASQMADKVERLLGTRIVVVNCMQVPFIDISAVFALTEMIERLQATGIKVIIALHEEIHQDMTTLGVVRLVGKNNVCLSHGSALQIALHLLEEEDDNKPLAA from the coding sequence ATGCGTAGGGTCATTTCGCCAGCGCATCTGCGCGGCGATATATTCGGCGGGCTGACGGCGGGCATAATAGCCCTGCCGCTGGCCCTGGCTTTTGGCGTGGCAAGCGGCGCGGGAGCGGCAGCCGGACTCTACGGAGCCATGGTGCTCGGCTTTTTCGCGGCGGTCTTCGGCGGCACCCGCACCCAGATATCCGGCCCCACAGGCCCCATGACCGTGGTCACGGCCTCCGCCGTGGTCCTCTTTCACGGCGATTTCCAATCGGTGTGCATGGTTGTCATCCTGGCCGGGCTCATGCAGATCGGCTTTGGCCTGTGCCGCGTGGGCGGCTTTGTCCGGTTCATCCCCTATCCCGTCATATCCGGATTCATGACCGGCATCGGCGTGATCATCATCCTGCTCCAGCTCGGTCCCATCCTGGGCAGTCCGGGTGCCAACTCGCCGATCATGGCCGTGGTCAATCTGCCGGCGGCCCTGGCCGACATCTCCCTGCCCAGCCTGCTGCTGGCCGCGGCCACCATGCTCATCGTCTTCAAGGTGCCGCCGCGCATCTCCCTGGTGCTGCCTTCGCCGCTCATCGCCCTGGTCTGCATGACCCTGGTCGCCTGGGGCTTCGACCTGCCGGTCAGCACCATCGGCGAAATACCCATGGGCTTGCCCGAATTCAACCTGCCGTCCATCGATCTCTCCCTGTGGAGCCACATAGCCGGAACAGCCCTGGCGCTGGCCCTGCTCGGCACCATAGACTCTCTGCTCACCTCCATCGTGGCCGACTCCCTGACCAAGGAGCGGCACGACTCCAACCGCGAACTCATAGGCCAGGGCATCGGCAATGCCGTCTGCGGCCTGGTGGGCGGCCTGCCCGGCGCGGGCGCGACCATGCGCACCGTGGTCAACATCAACGCGGGCGGACGCACCCGGCTTTCGGGCGTGGTCCACTCCCTGCTGCTCCTGGCCGTCATCCTGGGGGCAGGCCCCCTGGCCTCGCACATCCCCCTGGCTGTGCTGGCGGGCATTCTCATCAAGGTCGGGGTTGACATCCTCGACTACCGGCTGCTCAAGATCATTCGCCAGATTCCGCGCGAGGACATGGCCGTCATGCTGACGGTCTTCGGCATCACCGTGTTTGTCGATCTCATCGCGGCGGTGGCCATCGGCGTGACCCTGGCTGCGGTCATGACCACCTGGCGCATCTCGCGCCAGACCAGGATCAGCATTTCCGGCACCGACAGCACAGCCGAGCTCACCACCCTTGAGCGCGACATCCAGAAAGCCAGCAGCTTCCGGATTCGCGTCATGAACATCAACGGACCGTTTTTCTTTGGCACCGCCTCCCAGATGGCGGACAAGGTCGAACGGCTGCTCGGCACCCGCATCGTGGTCGTCAACTGTATGCAAGTACCCTTCATCGACATCTCCGCCGTCTTCGCCCTGACCGAGATGATCGAAAGGCTCCAGGCAACCGGCATCAAGGTCATCATCGCCCTGCACGAAGAAATCCACCAGGACATGACCACCCTCGGCGTGGTCCGGCTGGTGGGCAAGAACAACGTCTGCCTGAGTCACGGCAGCGCCCTGCAGATAGCCCTGCACCTGCTTGAGGAGGAAGACGACAACAAACCCCTCGCGGCCTGA
- a CDS encoding response regulator, whose amino-acid sequence MAVNILLTDDEEGFVDAVARRLDKRGYTIHQAHSGRTALEALNQGVEMDVVVLDVRMAGIDGLETLHLIKTSHPDVEVIMLSAYGTPLCVTECRRWGARAFLNKPVELDALIKAIDEAAEAASARREKKAHQADR is encoded by the coding sequence ATGGCCGTGAACATATTGCTGACGGATGACGAAGAAGGGTTTGTCGACGCCGTTGCCCGCCGCCTGGATAAACGCGGCTACACCATACATCAGGCCCACAGCGGACGGACGGCCCTCGAAGCCTTGAACCAGGGCGTGGAGATGGATGTCGTGGTGCTCGACGTGCGCATGGCCGGCATCGACGGGCTGGAAACCCTGCATCTGATCAAGACCTCGCACCCGGATGTGGAGGTGATCATGCTCAGCGCGTATGGCACCCCCCTGTGCGTCACCGAGTGTCGCCGCTGGGGGGCACGGGCTTTCCTGAACAAACCCGTGGAGCTGGACGCTCTGATCAAGGCCATCGACGAAGCGGCTGAAGCCGCCTCGGCCCGAAGGGAAAAGAAAGCACACCAAGCCGACCGCTGA
- a CDS encoding ArsR/SmtB family transcription factor: MVQPDKAARVFKVLSVESRVRLIELLKQRSLCVNALARSLAITPAAVSQHLRVLRDAEVVIADKQGYHVHYRINPDTLAQWARIAGSVLQADGVRERVARSLAGTDG; encoded by the coding sequence ATGGTGCAACCGGACAAGGCGGCGCGGGTTTTCAAGGTTCTTTCCGTGGAGTCGCGGGTGCGGCTCATCGAGCTGCTCAAGCAGCGGTCGCTGTGCGTCAATGCGCTGGCCCGGTCTCTGGCCATCACCCCTGCGGCGGTGTCGCAGCATCTCAGGGTGCTGCGCGACGCAGAGGTGGTCATCGCCGACAAGCAGGGCTACCATGTCCACTACCGGATCAATCCCGACACTTTGGCCCAATGGGCCCGCATCGCCGGGAGCGTTTTGCAGGCCGATGGCGTGCGCGAGCGCGTTGCCAGGAGTCTTGCCGGGACGGACGGGTAG
- a CDS encoding ABC transporter ATP-binding protein, with protein sequence MSAENGAAIEVRGLAKRFGEVQAVRQVDFTVSPGELFGFLGPNGAGKTTTINMLTGLARPDAGSIVIDGIDCVRHPRAAQHLIGVVPDESNLYPELSGYDNLCFCAALYGMGKAERRERADELLEAFGLTQAAGRKFAGYSKGMKRKLTIAAGIIHRPRILFLDEPTTGIDVASARHLRQLIAELHEAGTTVFLTTHYIEEAERLCDRIAFILAGSIVRVDTVANLVQPILDRHVVQIACENGFDKGAGGGHDAISARLRAAFPDLHFGSFESGAIRVEGDGPVRVGPLVRFLEEQELEVSEARRIRPSLEDVFVSITGIEADAMRGEKEKSGGPR encoded by the coding sequence ATGTCCGCTGAAAACGGAGCCGCCATCGAGGTGCGCGGGCTGGCCAAGCGGTTTGGCGAGGTGCAGGCGGTCAGGCAGGTGGACTTCACGGTGTCGCCGGGCGAGTTGTTCGGCTTTCTCGGTCCCAACGGGGCGGGCAAGACCACGACCATCAACATGCTCACCGGGCTGGCCCGGCCCGATGCCGGGTCCATCGTCATCGACGGCATTGATTGCGTCAGGCATCCCAGGGCGGCCCAGCACCTCATCGGCGTGGTCCCGGACGAGAGCAACCTGTACCCCGAGCTGAGCGGCTACGACAACCTGTGCTTCTGCGCCGCGCTCTATGGCATGGGCAAGGCCGAGCGCCGGGAGCGGGCGGACGAACTGCTGGAAGCCTTTGGCCTGACCCAGGCCGCCGGGCGCAAGTTCGCCGGATATTCCAAGGGCATGAAGCGCAAGCTGACCATCGCCGCCGGGATCATCCACAGGCCGAGGATTCTCTTTCTCGACGAGCCGACCACGGGCATCGACGTGGCCAGCGCCCGACATCTGCGCCAGCTCATCGCCGAACTGCACGAGGCCGGGACCACCGTGTTCCTGACCACCCATTATATCGAGGAAGCGGAGCGGCTGTGCGACCGCATCGCCTTCATCCTGGCGGGCAGCATCGTCAGGGTGGATACCGTGGCCAATCTGGTGCAGCCAATCCTGGATCGGCATGTGGTCCAGATCGCGTGCGAAAACGGTTTCGACAAAGGCGCGGGTGGCGGGCATGACGCCATTTCGGCCCGGCTCAGGGCCGCGTTTCCTGATCTCCATTTCGGCTCCTTCGAGTCCGGGGCGATCCGTGTGGAAGGCGACGGCCCGGTACGCGTCGGGCCGCTGGTGCGGTTTCTGGAGGAGCAGGAGCTTGAGGTGTCCGAGGCGCGCAGGATCAGGCCGAGTCTTGAGGATGTCTTTGTCTCCATCACCGGCATCGAGGCCGACGCCATGCGCGGCGAAAAGGAAAAATCGGGAGGCCCGCGATGA
- a CDS encoding ABC transporter permease, translating to MKRWIAFWNILVKDMRTYYMKPPNISWGLLFPLAWTGMFFIRSGQGLESVPSVLPGVVAVSILFGTTSMLAVTVTFEKKNRSFERLLLAPLPFELLMLAKTSGAILFGIANAFVPVIMAAFLMDLSHVAWSVFVPAVVLIAVASAFLGLFIAVAVSEVFEAQTFSNFFRFPMIFLCGLFFPISGLPVFLKPLSFALPLTYGADVLHGAVHGDHLLPYAVDLAILGVFCLGLFLLSLRNIRKRWIA from the coding sequence ATGAAACGCTGGATTGCGTTCTGGAACATATTGGTCAAGGACATGCGCACCTATTACATGAAGCCGCCCAACATCAGCTGGGGGCTGCTCTTTCCCCTGGCCTGGACCGGCATGTTCTTCATCCGCTCAGGCCAGGGGCTGGAGAGCGTGCCTTCGGTGCTGCCCGGCGTGGTGGCCGTGTCCATCCTGTTCGGCACCACCTCCATGCTGGCCGTGACCGTGACCTTCGAGAAGAAGAACCGCTCGTTCGAGCGGCTGCTCCTGGCGCCGCTCCCCTTTGAGCTGCTGATGCTGGCCAAGACGAGCGGGGCGATCCTCTTCGGCATTGCCAACGCCTTTGTGCCGGTGATCATGGCCGCCTTTCTCATGGATCTGTCCCATGTGGCGTGGTCCGTGTTCGTGCCCGCCGTGGTTTTGATCGCCGTGGCCTCGGCCTTTCTCGGCTTGTTCATCGCCGTGGCCGTGAGCGAGGTCTTCGAGGCCCAGACCTTTTCCAACTTCTTCCGCTTTCCCATGATCTTCCTGTGCGGGCTTTTCTTCCCCATCAGCGGGCTGCCCGTGTTCCTCAAGCCGCTCTCCTTCGCGCTTCCGTTGACGTATGGGGCGGATGTGCTTCACGGGGCGGTCCACGGCGATCATCTGCTGCCGTATGCCGTTGATCTGGCCATTCTCGGCGTATTCTGTCTCGGCCTGTTCCTGCTCAGCCTGCGCAACATCAGGAAGCGCTGGATCGCCTGA
- a CDS encoding sensor histidine kinase yields the protein MHDDRFTPLGRKLVAAILGTSLLALVLAFALNLLFAIHSHEREAAQRARSLTSLMASSLAAAADFDDPDAATEDLAALALISEVSGAAVYVDGNVLFAAYGEPPPLPDQAQALRNGEPVVEMHLSSLTVIRPVASASPGSWLVVTVSLADQWAAMWRSLLIALLIMAGVFAVCIRVAIRFRRRLTDPLTELGRAVADITLNEDYARRVEYRSDDEIGMLVVGFNAMLEKIGQRDAELRGHRQYLEQMVEERTRQLEISGQELERKNLMLEAEIRRRTKAEMVRDEVERINRHDLKSSLSLVIGYPELLLTEGGLNDQQVKSVKRIRAAGYRMLDMIRNHLDMFKMEHGIYSLRQKPVDLVETACALEEEFAPLLASLGVSLNIELDEAEVVGVEQFAVRGEEPLLRAMLRNLIQNAIEASNRGGLVLMRLENGPRKRVSVYNQTPVPAEIRHRVFDKYVTHGKENGTGLGTYFAALIARTHGANIVMRTDDQAGTLMTVVFRDAGPGMPRR from the coding sequence ATGCACGATGACCGCTTCACCCCCCTGGGCCGCAAGCTGGTGGCCGCCATTCTCGGCACGTCGCTGCTGGCGCTGGTGCTGGCCTTTGCCCTGAACCTGCTCTTTGCCATCCACTCCCATGAACGCGAGGCGGCCCAGCGGGCGCGCTCGCTGACAAGCCTCATGGCCTCATCCCTGGCTGCGGCAGCGGACTTTGACGATCCCGACGCGGCCACCGAGGATCTGGCCGCCCTGGCCCTGATCTCCGAGGTTTCCGGGGCAGCGGTCTATGTGGACGGGAACGTCCTGTTCGCCGCCTATGGCGAGCCGCCCCCACTCCCAGACCAAGCCCAGGCTCTGCGTAATGGCGAGCCGGTGGTCGAGATGCACCTGTCGAGCCTGACCGTGATCCGGCCCGTGGCCTCGGCCTCGCCCGGCAGCTGGCTGGTGGTGACCGTGTCCCTGGCCGACCAGTGGGCGGCCATGTGGCGCTCCCTGCTCATCGCCCTGCTCATCATGGCGGGTGTCTTCGCGGTCTGCATCCGGGTGGCGATCCGCTTCCGGCGGCGGCTGACCGACCCGCTGACCGAGCTTGGCCGCGCCGTGGCCGACATCACCCTGAACGAGGACTATGCAAGGCGGGTGGAGTATCGCAGCGACGACGAGATCGGCATGCTCGTGGTCGGGTTCAACGCCATGCTCGAAAAGATCGGACAGCGCGATGCCGAACTGCGCGGCCACCGCCAATACCTGGAGCAGATGGTGGAAGAACGCACTCGGCAGTTGGAGATCAGCGGCCAGGAGCTGGAGCGCAAGAACCTGATGTTGGAGGCCGAGATACGGCGCAGGACCAAGGCCGAGATGGTCCGCGACGAGGTGGAGCGCATCAACCGGCACGACCTGAAATCGAGCTTGAGCCTGGTCATCGGCTACCCGGAGCTGCTCTTGACCGAGGGCGGGCTGAACGACCAGCAAGTCAAGAGCGTCAAGCGCATCCGCGCGGCTGGCTACCGGATGCTCGACATGATCCGCAACCATCTCGACATGTTCAAGATGGAGCACGGCATCTACTCCCTGCGCCAGAAGCCCGTGGACCTTGTGGAAACCGCCTGCGCCCTTGAGGAGGAATTCGCCCCCCTGCTCGCCAGCCTGGGCGTGTCGCTGAACATCGAGCTGGACGAGGCCGAGGTGGTCGGCGTGGAGCAGTTCGCCGTCCGGGGCGAGGAGCCGCTGCTGCGAGCCATGCTCAGAAACCTGATCCAGAACGCCATCGAGGCGTCCAACCGGGGCGGCTTGGTCCTCATGCGCCTGGAAAACGGCCCGCGCAAGCGGGTTTCGGTCTACAACCAGACCCCGGTGCCAGCCGAGATCCGCCACCGGGTCTTCGACAAATACGTCACCCACGGCAAGGAGAACGGCACCGGCCTTGGCACCTACTTTGCCGCACTCATCGCCCGTACCCACGGGGCCAACATCGTCATGCGCACGGATGATCAGGCCGGAACCCTGATGACCGTGGTCTTCAGGGACGCCGGCCCCGGCATGCCCCGGCGCTGA
- a CDS encoding YfiR family protein, which translates to MGFLMDTGKGLFVAALLAALLLTPIPALPGSSPRTATGDQLRALFVQRLVRYVTWPEDAAPADGEPVIVAATDAESLRPYFDDAGDSGGFRLVQWPVDTCHVLVLAGAPDRSAAAILQWASRRPVLTVGQSPASLRMGAVVNLFLSDGKLKLEINPEAAERAGLDISSRLLGLARIYHGGDNAR; encoded by the coding sequence ATGGGATTTCTAATGGATACGGGCAAGGGCCTGTTCGTGGCGGCACTGCTCGCCGCACTCCTGCTCACCCCGATTCCGGCCCTGCCCGGCTCATCGCCGCGCACGGCCACGGGCGACCAATTACGAGCCCTGTTCGTCCAGCGGCTGGTCAGGTACGTCACCTGGCCTGAGGATGCCGCTCCCGCCGACGGCGAACCGGTCATCGTGGCGGCCACCGACGCCGAGAGTCTGCGCCCCTACTTCGACGATGCCGGGGACAGCGGCGGCTTCAGGCTCGTGCAGTGGCCTGTGGACACCTGTCATGTTCTGGTCCTGGCGGGCGCGCCGGACCGGTCCGCGGCGGCCATCCTGCAATGGGCCTCCAGGCGCCCGGTTCTGACTGTCGGCCAAAGCCCGGCCAGCCTGCGCATGGGCGCGGTGGTCAATCTTTTCCTGTCAGACGGCAAGCTCAAGCTGGAGATCAACCCGGAGGCCGCCGAGCGGGCGGGCCTGGACATCAGCTCCCGGCTGCTGGGACTGGCCAGGATATACCACGGGGGCGACAATGCACGATGA
- a CDS encoding TonB-dependent receptor plug domain-containing protein, producing MPGRGRGLLAGLLLLGLLLLVAMSVTSAAADDQRLEDLDLKELMEVEVVTASRRAEPLSQVAGAVTVLSEEDIFRSGATTIQEALKLVPGVHVAQTDTDKWAVGIRGFNGMLDNKHLVLIDGRPVTSSAAAGVYWGGSGVPLSTVKRIEVVRGPWTSLWGADSFTGVINVITKTAAETQGNQSVTMLGTTGFEQTLRTGDTLGDEGHYRMYANGAYRTGSWLSGNSGQRGSSDWKQGRTGFRADWTNAFTDALSLQGELTGARIDDSAASTPHIHDPKSTNTYTGYGQFSWDRALGLDSSVSFRTSYTREQTSIGDLEGVLNTADAEVQYAAEQAGAHRFTLGAGTRYNWDEFTNGRAVSIDMKDPDYYEVNAFVQDKITLSPRQFFLILGSKFDYFGQGQLEVQPTARLLYTRTDNEYWLAISRAVRADSRWQRDGSYRIRQHGVEYTVVAPGNLGTEKMISYEAGYRHTASRDLSLDLSLYVNDYDHLTKLEFDDTSMTATFANTLRGTAYGMEALLNWRAADWLTLRPSISLIDQRVYGMDKAPMGDSMPENGTQGELKLQALTTPWEGVGFDLLAGYIDSPTNPRVPGFFTLDAHTSWRATDALLIELIGRNLTEPHAQFSPLKVGPSVDLRITWDF from the coding sequence ATGCCGGGCCGGGGCAGGGGACTTCTGGCTGGGCTTCTGCTCCTTGGACTGCTGCTCCTTGTGGCCATGTCCGTCACCTCTGCTGCAGCGGACGACCAGCGGCTGGAGGACCTCGACCTCAAGGAACTGATGGAGGTCGAGGTGGTCACGGCGTCACGCCGGGCCGAACCCCTGAGCCAGGTGGCTGGGGCAGTCACCGTGCTCTCCGAGGAGGATATATTCCGCTCCGGGGCCACCACCATCCAGGAGGCGCTCAAGCTGGTGCCGGGTGTCCATGTGGCCCAGACCGACACCGACAAATGGGCCGTGGGCATCCGGGGTTTCAACGGCATGCTCGACAACAAGCACCTTGTGCTCATCGACGGACGGCCCGTCACCTCGTCCGCAGCAGCCGGGGTGTACTGGGGCGGCAGCGGCGTCCCTCTCAGCACGGTCAAGCGCATCGAGGTGGTCCGGGGGCCGTGGACAAGCCTGTGGGGGGCGGATTCCTTCACCGGGGTCATCAACGTCATCACCAAAACGGCTGCCGAGACTCAGGGCAACCAGAGTGTGACCATGCTCGGCACCACCGGCTTCGAGCAAACGCTGCGCACCGGCGACACCCTGGGCGACGAAGGCCACTACAGGATGTACGCCAACGGCGCCTACCGCACCGGCAGCTGGCTCTCCGGCAACTCCGGCCAACGGGGGTCGAGCGACTGGAAGCAGGGCCGCACCGGCTTCAGGGCGGACTGGACCAACGCCTTCACCGACGCCCTCTCCCTCCAGGGCGAGCTGACCGGGGCGCGCATCGACGACAGTGCGGCAAGCACGCCCCACATCCATGACCCAAAATCCACCAACACCTACACCGGCTACGGCCAGTTCTCCTGGGACAGGGCCCTGGGCCTCGACTCAAGCGTCAGCTTCCGCACTTCGTACACACGCGAGCAGACATCCATCGGCGACCTCGAAGGGGTGCTCAACACGGCGGACGCCGAGGTCCAGTACGCGGCGGAGCAGGCCGGAGCGCATCGCTTCACCCTTGGCGCGGGCACCCGCTACAACTGGGACGAGTTCACCAACGGGCGGGCCGTGTCCATCGACATGAAGGACCCGGATTATTACGAGGTCAACGCCTTTGTGCAGGACAAGATCACCCTGTCGCCCAGGCAGTTCTTCCTGATCCTCGGCTCCAAGTTCGACTATTTCGGCCAGGGCCAGCTTGAGGTGCAGCCCACGGCCCGGCTGCTCTACACCCGCACCGACAACGAATACTGGCTGGCCATCTCGCGCGCCGTGCGCGCCGACTCGCGCTGGCAGCGCGACGGCAGCTACCGGATCAGACAGCACGGCGTCGAATACACGGTCGTCGCCCCCGGAAACCTGGGTACCGAAAAAATGATCTCCTACGAAGCGGGCTACCGCCACACCGCCTCGCGCGACCTGAGCCTGGACCTGTCCCTGTACGTCAACGACTACGACCACCTGACCAAGCTCGAATTCGACGACACGTCGATGACGGCCACCTTTGCCAACACCCTGCGCGGCACGGCCTACGGCATGGAGGCCCTGCTCAACTGGCGCGCGGCGGACTGGCTGACGCTGCGTCCCTCAATCAGCCTCATCGACCAGCGCGTCTACGGCATGGACAAGGCCCCCATGGGCGACTCCATGCCGGAGAACGGCACCCAGGGCGAGCTCAAGCTCCAGGCCCTGACCACGCCGTGGGAGGGCGTCGGCTTCGATCTCCTGGCAGGCTACATCGACAGCCCGACCAATCCCCGCGTGCCAGGCTTCTTCACCCTGGACGCCCATACCTCGTGGCGGGCCACGGACGCCCTGCTCATCGAGCTCATCGGCCGCAACCTCACCGAACCGCATGCGCAGTTTTCACCGCTCAAGGTCGGCCCCAGTGTCGATCTGAGGATTACATGGGATTTCTAA
- a CDS encoding response regulator transcription factor — translation MNKVLLIDDDPELAELLGRYLEGEGFALDATYNGESGLAQARSNEYCLIILDVMLPDTSGFNVLSRLRGDSAVPVIMLTGRGEEIDRVVGLEMGADDYVSKPFPLRELLARMRAVLRRVGPERGDGDPQQPPRPQGDIKVGEILINRGAQQVTLSDAPVHLTSTEFGLIEQLALNLGNIVQREDLMEKALGRDTDFDDYVLNVHMSNLRRKLGGHASIKTIRGRGYLLAVPQAGAV, via the coding sequence ATGAATAAGGTTCTATTGATTGACGACGACCCGGAACTGGCAGAACTCCTGGGCCGCTACCTGGAAGGTGAAGGCTTTGCCCTGGACGCCACCTACAACGGGGAATCCGGCCTGGCCCAGGCCAGATCGAACGAATACTGCCTGATCATTCTCGATGTCATGCTGCCGGACACCAGCGGCTTCAACGTCCTGTCGAGGCTCCGGGGGGATTCGGCTGTACCCGTGATCATGCTGACCGGGCGCGGCGAGGAGATCGACCGCGTGGTGGGGCTTGAGATGGGCGCGGACGACTATGTGTCCAAGCCGTTCCCCCTGCGCGAGCTGCTGGCCCGGATGCGCGCCGTGCTGCGCCGCGTCGGCCCGGAGCGAGGCGATGGCGACCCCCAGCAGCCCCCCCGACCACAGGGGGACATCAAGGTGGGCGAGATTCTCATCAACCGGGGGGCGCAGCAGGTGACCCTGTCCGACGCGCCGGTGCATCTGACCTCAACTGAATTCGGCCTGATAGAGCAGCTCGCCCTGAACCTGGGCAACATCGTGCAGCGCGAGGATCTCATGGAAAAGGCGCTGGGGCGCGACACGGATTTCGACGACTATGTGCTCAATGTGCACATGAGCAACCTGCGCCGGAAACTGGGCGGCCACGCCAGCATCAAGACCATTCGCGGACGCGGCTACCTGCTCGCCGTGCCACAGGCCGGAGCGGTCTAG
- a CDS encoding flagellin N-terminal helical domain-containing protein encodes MSLVVNNNMMAANAARNLNTSYSALSTSTERLSSGLRINSSSDDAAGLAVRELMRSDVATINQGVRNANDGISMIQTADGALSVVDEKLIRMKELAEQASTGTYTDSQRQIIDDEYQAMASEITRIASATDFNGIHLLNGNLGGTGMTIHFGTGNDEAEDKYAVTIDDCSAEALGVGIGVGENVAGATVSTQASAQAALEALDNAITSKDKVRANLGAMENRLSATISNLEIQAENLQAAESRISDVDVATEMTEYTKQQIITQMAVSMLSQANSLPQMALSLIG; translated from the coding sequence ATGTCTTTAGTCGTCAACAACAACATGATGGCAGCCAATGCGGCCCGCAACCTGAACACCTCTTACAGCGCGCTGAGCACGTCTACGGAGCGTCTGTCTTCCGGCCTTCGCATCAACTCGTCCTCAGACGATGCGGCCGGGCTGGCAGTTCGCGAACTGATGCGCTCGGACGTCGCGACCATCAACCAGGGTGTGCGCAACGCCAATGACGGCATCTCCATGATCCAGACCGCTGACGGCGCCTTGAGCGTGGTCGACGAGAAGCTCATTCGGATGAAGGAACTGGCCGAGCAGGCGTCCACCGGTACCTACACAGACAGCCAGCGGCAGATCATCGACGACGAGTATCAGGCCATGGCCTCGGAAATCACCCGTATCGCCAGCGCCACGGACTTCAACGGCATCCACCTGCTCAATGGCAACCTGGGCGGGACGGGCATGACCATCCACTTCGGCACCGGTAACGACGAGGCCGAGGACAAGTATGCCGTGACCATCGACGATTGCAGCGCCGAGGCGCTGGGCGTCGGCATCGGCGTCGGCGAGAATGTGGCTGGCGCCACGGTTTCCACCCAGGCATCTGCCCAGGCAGCACTGGAGGCGCTCGACAACGCCATCACCTCCAAGGACAAGGTCCGCGCCAACCTGGGCGCCATGGAGAACCGGCTGTCAGCCACCATCTCCAACCTGGAAATCCAGGCCGAGAACCTCCAGGCCGCCGAATCCCGCATCTCGGACGTGGATGTGGCCACCGAGATGACCGAGTACACCAAGCAGCAGATCATCACCCAGATGGCTGTTTCCATGCTCTCCCAAGCCAACTCGCTGCCGCAGATGGCCCTGTCCCTCATCGGCTAG